Proteins encoded together in one Pseudoroseomonas cervicalis window:
- a CDS encoding glycosyltransferase family 1 protein: MRLLIVSDAWTPQVNGVVRTLGMVAETLREGGDTVEVIGPDRFPALPVPGEPGLRLALFPRRKLAALVERAAPEAVHIATEGPLGWAMRGLCRARGWRFTTAFHTRFPDYLAARFGLSPRLSWPVLRRFHAAGAGTFVATEALRQELSAQGFGGLRHWSRGVDTALFRPDLPQAFPGLPRPIFLHAGRLAAEKNIEAFLSLDLPGSKVVVGDGPLRASLQRRFPAAHFTGFRHGEALAACYASADAFVFPSRTDTFGLVLLEALAAGTPVAAYPEAGPLTVLGDAPVGALDEDLRAACLRALAMDRAACRARAEGFSWQACAAQFRAQLVPLQG; this comes from the coding sequence ATGCGGCTGCTGATCGTCAGCGATGCCTGGACGCCGCAGGTGAATGGCGTGGTGCGCACCCTCGGCATGGTGGCCGAGACGCTGCGCGAGGGCGGCGACACGGTCGAGGTGATCGGCCCCGACCGCTTCCCCGCCTTGCCGGTGCCGGGCGAGCCCGGGCTGCGGCTGGCGCTGTTCCCGCGCCGGAAGCTGGCCGCGCTGGTCGAGCGGGCGGCGCCGGAGGCGGTGCATATCGCGACCGAGGGCCCGCTGGGCTGGGCGATGCGCGGGCTGTGCCGGGCGCGGGGCTGGCGCTTCACCACCGCCTTCCACACCCGCTTCCCGGATTACCTGGCGGCGCGGTTCGGCCTGTCGCCACGCCTGTCCTGGCCGGTGCTGCGGCGCTTCCACGCCGCCGGCGCCGGCACCTTCGTCGCGACCGAGGCGCTGCGGCAGGAACTGTCGGCGCAGGGTTTCGGCGGGTTGCGCCACTGGTCGCGCGGCGTCGACACGGCGCTGTTCCGCCCCGACCTGCCGCAGGCCTTCCCCGGCCTGCCGCGCCCGATCTTCCTGCATGCCGGGCGGCTGGCGGCGGAGAAGAACATCGAGGCGTTTCTCTCGCTCGACCTGCCGGGCAGCAAGGTGGTGGTGGGCGACGGGCCGCTGCGCGCCAGCCTGCAGCGCCGCTTCCCGGCGGCGCATTTCACCGGCTTCCGGCATGGCGAGGCGCTGGCCGCCTGCTATGCCTCGGCCGATGCCTTTGTCTTCCCCTCGCGCACCGACACCTTCGGGCTGGTGCTGCTGGAGGCGCTGGCCGCCGGCACGCCGGTGGCGGCCTATCCGGAGGCCGGCCCGCTGACCGTGCTGGGCGATGCCCCGGTGGGCGCGCTGGATGAGGATCTGCGCGCCGCCTGTCTGCGCGCCCTGGCGATGGACCGCGCCGCGTGCCGGGCGCGCGCCGAGGGCTTCTCCTGGCAGGCCTGCGCCGCGCAGTTCCGTGCCCAGCTGGTGCCGTTGCAGGGCTGA
- a CDS encoding NepR family anti-sigma factor → MTTKNGAAAPPSQDEASPEGVAAPAPRQTPPQAGQPGAGAPAAQAGAPPAGPPDAPPEGAETPDAARKWIDDRVREAYHQAEQEPLPAHLVALLRRFRSPSH, encoded by the coding sequence GTGACCACCAAGAACGGCGCCGCCGCGCCCCCCTCGCAGGACGAGGCCAGCCCGGAGGGCGTGGCCGCTCCGGCGCCGCGCCAGACGCCGCCGCAGGCCGGGCAGCCGGGCGCCGGCGCGCCCGCGGCCCAGGCCGGGGCGCCCCCCGCCGGGCCGCCGGACGCGCCGCCCGAAGGCGCCGAAACGCCGGACGCCGCCCGCAAATGGATCGATGACCGGGTGCGCGAGGCCTATCACCAGGCCGAGCAGGAGCCGCTGCCCGCCCATCTCGTCGCCCTGCTGCGCCGGTTCCGCTCGCCATCCCACTGA